One window of the Sulfitobacter sp. HNIBRBA3233 genome contains the following:
- a CDS encoding pyridoxal-phosphate dependent enzyme, translated as MEILHITRPAPLTGLDEIPLPSGDAQAALSLVRRCPVYAETPLVTSAAIATEAGVQDVWIKDERGRMGLGSFKALGAAYVIAVDKERGDAGGRTYVTASAGNHGLSVAAGAAAFGASSVVYIAQTVPEGFESRLSAQGAEVRRAGDTYEESLKAAEDAARDNGWALLSDGSWHGYTERPHRLMEGYTVLMAEAIAQLPDAPTHIFLQAGVGGLACACARMARQAWGDGPRIIVVEPDAAPALYGSIDAGRAVESEGPVSSMGRLDCKMPSLIALKGLAEDADAFALVSEAEGEAGAGMCMVTGLQSSPSGAAGIAALLALSPEQRAALGIDAGSRVLCVLSEGPA; from the coding sequence ATGGAAATCCTGCATATCACCCGCCCCGCGCCTCTGACCGGCCTCGATGAAATCCCGCTGCCCTCCGGCGATGCGCAGGCGGCGCTGTCGCTGGTCCGGCGCTGTCCGGTCTACGCCGAAACGCCGCTGGTCACCTCTGCCGCGATCGCGACAGAAGCCGGCGTTCAAGACGTCTGGATCAAGGACGAACGCGGCCGGATGGGATTGGGCAGCTTCAAGGCTCTCGGGGCGGCCTATGTCATCGCGGTGGACAAGGAACGCGGCGACGCAGGCGGGCGGACCTATGTGACGGCGAGTGCGGGCAATCACGGTCTGTCGGTCGCCGCAGGCGCCGCGGCCTTTGGCGCATCCTCTGTTGTCTATATCGCGCAGACCGTCCCCGAAGGGTTCGAAAGCCGGCTGTCGGCGCAGGGGGCCGAGGTCCGCCGCGCCGGTGACACCTACGAGGAGAGCCTGAAAGCCGCGGAGGACGCCGCGCGCGATAACGGCTGGGCGTTGCTGTCGGACGGATCGTGGCACGGCTATACCGAACGCCCGCATCGCCTGATGGAAGGCTATACCGTCCTGATGGCCGAGGCCATCGCGCAACTGCCGGACGCGCCGACGCATATCTTCCTGCAGGCCGGTGTAGGCGGGCTGGCCTGTGCCTGCGCGCGGATGGCGCGTCAGGCATGGGGAGATGGCCCGCGCATCATCGTGGTCGAACCCGACGCCGCCCCCGCGCTATACGGCTCGATCGACGCCGGCAGGGCGGTCGAGAGCGAGGGCCCCGTGTCCTCCATGGGGCGGCTCGATTGCAAGATGCCGTCACTGATCGCGCTCAAGGGTCTGGCCGAAGACGCGGATGCATTCGCGCTGGTGTCCGAGGCCGAGGGCGAGGCGGGGGCGGGCATGTGCATGGTGACCGGTTTGCAAAGCAGCCCGTCGGGGGCTGCGGGCATCGCCGCGCTGCTGGCGCTGTCGCCGGAGCAGCGCGCGGCGCTCGGCATCGATGCCGGGTCGCGCGTTCTGTGTGTGCTGAGCGAAGGCCCCGCATGA
- a CDS encoding glutathione S-transferase family protein, with protein MILYSCKTAPNPRRARMFLAEKGAEIEIREVEIAKGEQLSDAFLEVNPFGTVPALVTDGGTLITENVAIAHYLEEMFPDKPLMGQTPEERAEVLMWNAIAELHGLLPVGEAFRNSHPAMKDRAIPGPDNYAQIPELAERGHARALRFLDLLDGRLADREFICGDRFTLADITAFVGLSFARVIKMSVPSDKKAVADWFARVGERDSARA; from the coding sequence ATGATCCTCTACAGTTGCAAGACAGCCCCGAACCCGCGCCGCGCGCGCATGTTTCTCGCAGAGAAAGGCGCGGAGATAGAGATCCGCGAAGTCGAGATCGCCAAGGGCGAGCAGTTGAGCGATGCGTTTCTAGAGGTCAATCCATTCGGCACGGTGCCCGCGCTGGTGACTGACGGGGGCACGCTGATCACCGAAAACGTCGCGATCGCGCACTACCTCGAAGAGATGTTTCCAGACAAGCCGCTGATGGGGCAGACCCCCGAAGAGCGGGCCGAGGTCCTGATGTGGAACGCCATCGCAGAGCTGCACGGGCTGCTGCCCGTGGGCGAGGCGTTCCGCAACAGCCATCCGGCGATGAAAGACCGCGCCATTCCCGGCCCCGACAACTACGCCCAGATCCCCGAGCTTGCCGAGCGCGGACATGCCCGCGCGCTGCGCTTTCTCGACCTTTTGGACGGGCGGTTGGCGGACCGTGAGTTCATCTGCGGTGACCGGTTCACGCTGGCGGATATTACCGCCTTTGTCGGCCTGTCGTTCGCGCGGGTGATCAAGATGTCCGTTCCGTCCGACAAAAAGGCAGTTGCCGACTGGTTCGCGCGTGTCGGCGAACGGGACAGCGCGCGGGCCTAG
- a CDS encoding sulfopyruvate decarboxylase subunit alpha has translation MNIDKKITEDLVANDVSFVTTVPCKQLAGVIEEIDAHEKIFHIPSNKEDEGMGLCAGAWMGGKRPAIIMQNTAIGVTINTLATLIQYYRMPLPMLISYRGELREPVACQVEMAVHTKALLAQMNIPTYHFHRQSDVEEFDMILKYTFMCNKPVAILTDANFWGGYGDQ, from the coding sequence ATGAACATCGACAAGAAGATCACGGAGGATCTTGTTGCCAACGATGTCTCTTTCGTCACCACCGTCCCCTGCAAACAGCTGGCCGGTGTGATCGAGGAGATCGACGCGCACGAGAAGATTTTCCATATCCCCTCCAACAAGGAGGACGAGGGAATGGGCCTGTGCGCGGGCGCGTGGATGGGCGGCAAACGTCCCGCCATCATCATGCAGAACACCGCCATCGGCGTGACGATCAACACGCTGGCGACATTGATCCAGTACTACCGGATGCCCCTGCCGATGCTGATTTCCTATCGCGGGGAATTGCGCGAACCGGTGGCCTGTCAGGTCGAGATGGCGGTCCACACCAAGGCCCTGCTGGCGCAGATGAACATCCCCACCTACCACTTCCACCGCCAGTCGGATGTCGAGGAGTTCGACATGATCCTGAAATACACCTTCATGTGCAACAAACCCGTGGCGATCCTGACCGACGCCAATTTCTGGGGAGGCTATGGCGACCAATGA
- a CDS encoding maleate cis-trans isomerase family protein produces MSRYRYDAAPSSGAAPLGLLVLQVDETVEMDMRRMLPAEQPFYVSRVPSGDEVTPETLRKMKGALTAAAQLLPQAEQYAAVGYACTSATGEIGAQAVASMVRAGVATARVTDPLTALRAACAALGVRRLALLSPYIAPVSDKLRAALAAGGIETPLFGSFEEPVERNVVRISETSIESAAVDLVGSGGVDALFLSCTNLRTLPVIDRIEARTGLPCLSSNQVLAWHMCARSRVPGTLGRTGGGGQTVT; encoded by the coding sequence GTGAGCCGCTACCGCTATGACGCGGCACCGTCATCGGGTGCTGCGCCTCTGGGTCTGCTGGTGCTGCAGGTGGATGAAACCGTGGAAATGGACATGCGCCGCATGCTGCCCGCCGAACAGCCCTTTTACGTCAGCCGCGTTCCTTCCGGTGACGAGGTCACACCCGAAACTCTGAGAAAGATGAAGGGAGCGTTGACCGCTGCCGCGCAGCTTTTGCCGCAGGCCGAACAATACGCTGCCGTAGGGTATGCTTGCACCTCGGCCACCGGTGAAATCGGTGCGCAGGCGGTCGCCTCCATGGTGCGCGCCGGTGTGGCGACTGCGCGCGTGACCGATCCGTTGACCGCCTTGCGGGCGGCATGTGCTGCCTTGGGGGTGCGGCGGCTTGCGCTGCTGTCGCCCTACATCGCGCCGGTATCGGACAAGTTGCGCGCAGCCCTTGCTGCGGGCGGGATCGAGACGCCGCTTTTCGGCAGTTTCGAAGAACCGGTCGAACGCAACGTGGTGCGCATCAGCGAAACCTCGATCGAGTCGGCGGCGGTCGATCTGGTGGGCTCGGGCGGGGTCGATGCGCTGTTCCTGTCGTGCACGAACCTGCGGACCCTCCCGGTGATCGACCGGATCGAGGCGCGGACCGGCCTGCCGTGCCTGTCGAGCAATCAGGTTCTCGCATGGCACATGTGCGCGCGATCCCGCGTGCCCGGAACTCTGGGGCGTACGGGCGGGGGCGGGCAGACCGTCACCTGA
- a CDS encoding alcohol dehydrogenase catalytic domain-containing protein has translation MKALVYDGIEDLGYREVDAPVPAQGEHLVRIEAVGICGSDMHAYLGHDARRPAPLILGHEAAGTVEGGPRDGARVTINPLVTCGTCPACASGRENLCPSRQIISMPPREGAFAQYVSMPEVNLVAVPESVPLAMAALAEPLAVSWHAAKLGLAALHPTMERRALVLGGGAIGLAAALALRAMGVPDITVAEPNDARRAFLTDCCGERTVVTPQGSYPLILDAVGFQATRVTASALAEPGGVIVHVGLGEDMGGLDIRRLTLQEITFVGTYTYTAQDFRDTAGAIFDGRLGPLDWTEPRPLSQGQEAFRDLRQGRVASPKIILDPWA, from the coding sequence ATGAAGGCGCTGGTTTATGATGGCATCGAGGATCTGGGCTATCGCGAGGTCGATGCCCCCGTCCCCGCGCAGGGTGAACATCTGGTCAGGATCGAGGCCGTGGGCATCTGCGGATCGGACATGCACGCCTATCTTGGCCATGATGCACGGCGCCCCGCGCCCCTGATCCTCGGGCACGAGGCCGCCGGGACCGTCGAAGGCGGGCCGCGCGACGGCGCACGCGTCACGATCAACCCGCTTGTCACCTGCGGCACCTGCCCCGCCTGCGCCTCGGGCCGGGAGAACCTCTGCCCGTCCCGCCAGATCATCTCGATGCCCCCGCGCGAGGGTGCGTTCGCGCAATACGTCTCCATGCCGGAGGTAAACCTCGTGGCGGTTCCGGAGAGTGTCCCGCTGGCCATGGCCGCGCTGGCCGAGCCGCTGGCGGTCAGCTGGCACGCCGCCAAGCTGGGCCTTGCCGCGCTGCATCCCACGATGGAGCGGCGCGCGCTGGTGCTGGGCGGTGGTGCGATCGGTCTGGCCGCCGCACTTGCCCTGCGGGCCATGGGCGTCCCGGACATCACGGTGGCCGAACCCAATGATGCGCGGCGCGCGTTCCTGACGGATTGTTGTGGCGAACGGACCGTCGTGACACCCCAAGGCAGCTATCCGCTGATCCTAGATGCAGTGGGCTTTCAGGCAACGCGGGTCACCGCATCGGCCCTGGCCGAGCCCGGTGGCGTGATCGTCCACGTGGGTCTGGGCGAGGATATGGGAGGCCTCGATATCCGGCGCCTGACGCTTCAGGAGATCACTTTTGTGGGAACCTACACCTACACCGCGCAGGATTTTCGTGATACCGCAGGGGCGATCTTCGACGGCCGCCTCGGACCGCTCGACTGGACCGAGCCGCGCCCGCTGTCGCAGGGGCAAGAGGCATTCCGCGACCTGCGGCAGGGGCGTGTCGCATCCCCCAAGATCATACTGGACCCTTGGGCCTGA
- a CDS encoding M24 family metallopeptidase, with the protein MQRGFDVAEYEGRLARAQTAMARAGLSAILLTLEADIRYFTGFLTRFWESPTRPWFLIVPAQGKPVAVIPAIGAALMAQTWIDDIRTWPAPEPADDGVSLLADTLNEIAGKGRIGTPMGLESHLRMPLASWASLQARLHGPVGPEHGLVAGLRAVKSAAEIDKIAQACAIAGRAFARVPQIAAAGVPLSKVFRDFQGLCLSEGADWVPYLAGASDAGGYADVISPARDAPLALGDVLMLDTGLVWDGYFSDFDRNFSVGPPSRAVEAAHARLIDATDAAAAIARPGTTAAELYHALDAVVTGGQGGSDAGRLGHGVGMQLTEGLSLIPQDHTPLEPGMVITLEPGVALGAGRTMVHEEVIAITEGAPRYLSPRAGSGIVRL; encoded by the coding sequence ATGCAACGCGGCTTCGATGTCGCCGAATACGAGGGCAGGCTTGCGCGCGCACAGACTGCCATGGCCCGCGCCGGTCTGTCCGCGATCCTGCTGACGCTCGAAGCCGACATCCGCTACTTCACCGGTTTTCTCACGCGGTTCTGGGAAAGCCCGACGCGGCCGTGGTTCCTGATCGTGCCCGCGCAGGGAAAACCCGTGGCCGTGATCCCCGCCATTGGTGCCGCCCTCATGGCGCAGACGTGGATCGACGATATCCGCACATGGCCCGCGCCCGAACCCGCCGACGATGGCGTGAGCCTTCTTGCCGACACCCTGAACGAAATCGCTGGCAAGGGCCGGATCGGAACGCCCATGGGGTTGGAAAGCCACCTGAGGATGCCGCTGGCAAGCTGGGCGTCGCTGCAGGCGCGGTTGCACGGACCGGTCGGCCCCGAGCACGGGCTCGTCGCAGGGCTGAGAGCCGTCAAATCCGCCGCCGAGATCGACAAGATCGCGCAGGCCTGTGCGATTGCCGGACGGGCCTTTGCGCGGGTCCCGCAGATCGCTGCGGCGGGCGTGCCGCTGTCGAAAGTCTTCCGCGATTTTCAGGGGCTGTGCCTGTCTGAAGGGGCCGATTGGGTTCCCTATCTCGCCGGGGCATCGGATGCGGGCGGCTATGCCGATGTGATCTCTCCCGCGCGGGACGCACCGCTGGCGCTGGGTGATGTCCTGATGCTCGATACCGGGTTGGTCTGGGACGGATATTTCAGCGACTTCGACCGCAACTTCAGCGTGGGCCCGCCCTCACGCGCGGTCGAAGCGGCGCACGCGCGTCTGATCGACGCCACGGATGCAGCCGCTGCCATCGCGCGTCCGGGAACCACGGCGGCCGAGCTTTACCACGCGCTCGACGCGGTGGTGACGGGCGGGCAAGGCGGGTCGGACGCGGGCAGGTTGGGGCATGGTGTGGGCATGCAACTTACCGAGGGTCTGTCGCTGATCCCGCAGGATCATACACCGCTGGAGCCCGGCATGGTCATCACGCTCGAGCCGGGCGTGGCCCTAGGCGCGGGCCGCACGATGGTGCACGAAGAAGTCATCGCCATCACCGAAGGGGCGCCGCGCTATCTGTCACCGCGCGCGGGGTCCGGGATCGTGCGCCTGTGA
- a CDS encoding universal stress protein has product MYKKILVPMALDHGVSPFTLEIAQRLVDDGGEVIALHVYEAPQGSVTAYLDPEAVKEAFAAAKNQLEAKTKGMDGVVTDIVRGHTYRSIIDYSDANNIDCIVIGSHKPGFSDYLLGSTAARVVRHAPCAVHVHRTS; this is encoded by the coding sequence ATGTATAAAAAGATACTTGTTCCGATGGCGCTCGATCACGGGGTGTCTCCGTTCACGCTGGAGATCGCGCAGCGGCTGGTGGACGACGGCGGCGAGGTGATCGCGCTGCATGTCTACGAGGCCCCGCAGGGATCGGTGACCGCCTATCTCGATCCCGAAGCGGTCAAGGAAGCATTTGCCGCCGCCAAGAACCAGCTGGAGGCGAAGACCAAAGGGATGGACGGTGTCGTGACCGATATCGTCCGCGGCCACACCTACCGCAGCATCATCGACTATTCCGATGCGAACAACATCGACTGTATCGTCATCGGCTCGCATAAACCGGGGTTCAGCGACTACCTGCTGGGCTCTACCGCCGCGCGGGTGGTGCGCCACGCGCCCTGCGCGGTTCACGTCCACCGCACCTCCTGA
- the comE gene encoding sulfopyruvate decarboxylase subunit beta, whose product MIRSEILKEIAPILRDQLVVCNIGIPSQELHAIDDQPTNFYMLGTMGLSSSIGLGLALAQPKTVIAIDGDGSVLTNLGTLPTIGNNAPGNYILMIIDNGSYGSTGDQPTYTGKKTDLAGMARAAGCDNVVEVQDKDTGAALQAAIDGGKATVMVVKCDSGNAKMPVITMDPVVIKDRFMKAVAE is encoded by the coding sequence ATGATCCGTTCCGAAATCCTGAAAGAAATCGCCCCGATCCTGCGTGACCAGCTTGTCGTCTGCAACATCGGTATCCCCAGCCAGGAATTGCACGCCATCGACGACCAGCCGACGAATTTCTACATGCTGGGAACGATGGGCCTGTCGTCCTCCATCGGGCTTGGGCTGGCCCTTGCGCAACCCAAGACGGTAATCGCCATCGACGGGGACGGGTCTGTCCTGACCAACCTCGGCACACTGCCCACCATCGGCAACAACGCCCCCGGGAACTACATCCTGATGATCATCGACAACGGCTCTTACGGGTCGACCGGGGATCAGCCGACCTATACCGGCAAGAAAACCGATCTGGCGGGCATGGCACGCGCGGCGGGCTGCGATAACGTGGTCGAGGTGCAGGACAAGGACACCGGCGCGGCCCTGCAGGCGGCCATCGACGGTGGCAAGGCCACGGTAATGGTCGTGAAATGCGACAGCGGCAACGCCAAGATGCCGGTCATCACCATGGACCCCGTGGTCATCAAGGACCGCTTCATGAAAGCGGTGGCAGAGTAG
- a CDS encoding alpha-hydroxy acid oxidase, which yields MGAAAQIHSAADARRLARRRLPWMIFDYIDGAAGSEGGARRNRAALDAITLRPRILRDVSSRSLASRVLAQPTERPFGIAPMGMCNLSAPGADLMLARLAADHCVPHCVSTVASTPMERIIEVAEGHAWFQLYFSGDGSGTFKLVDRARAAGYETLILTVDVPEVGRRPRELRHGFKMPFRIGPRQFVDFALHPRWSIAALLAGKPQMANFRMRGYAFDRTESRARATWETLARLRDAWPGKLVVKGVLDALDALALRDAGVDAVQVSSHGARQLESAPAPIDVLPEIRRAVGPGFPLFYDSGLRSGEDVLKAFHAGADFVFFGRILQFAIAAGGDAGLRQLWSVLSEELSIAMAQTGLRDLEPLGTGRENAAS from the coding sequence ATGGGAGCCGCCGCGCAGATCCACTCGGCAGCGGATGCGCGGCGGCTCGCACGGCGGCGGTTGCCGTGGATGATCTTTGACTACATCGACGGTGCCGCCGGAAGCGAGGGCGGCGCGCGGCGCAACCGCGCAGCCCTCGACGCGATTACCCTACGCCCCCGTATCCTCCGGGACGTCAGCAGTCGCAGCCTTGCCAGCCGTGTTTTGGCACAGCCGACCGAACGCCCTTTCGGGATCGCCCCGATGGGCATGTGCAATCTCAGCGCACCGGGCGCGGATCTGATGCTGGCCCGGCTGGCGGCGGATCACTGCGTGCCGCATTGCGTCTCCACCGTGGCCTCGACACCGATGGAGCGGATCATCGAAGTGGCCGAGGGCCACGCGTGGTTCCAGCTTTATTTCAGCGGCGACGGCAGCGGTACGTTCAAACTGGTCGACCGCGCGCGGGCAGCCGGATACGAGACGCTGATCCTGACAGTCGATGTGCCCGAGGTCGGCCGCCGCCCGCGCGAATTGCGCCACGGCTTCAAGATGCCGTTCCGCATCGGTCCGCGCCAGTTCGTGGATTTCGCCCTGCACCCGCGCTGGTCCATCGCGGCGCTGCTGGCGGGCAAACCGCAGATGGCGAATTTCCGGATGCGGGGCTATGCCTTCGATCGCACCGAAAGCCGCGCACGCGCCACCTGGGAGACGCTGGCGCGATTGCGTGACGCATGGCCCGGCAAGCTGGTCGTGAAAGGTGTGCTGGACGCGCTGGACGCGCTGGCGCTGCGCGACGCGGGCGTTGACGCGGTGCAAGTCTCCAGCCACGGCGCGCGCCAGCTAGAAAGCGCACCTGCCCCCATCGACGTGCTGCCGGAGATCCGCCGCGCGGTCGGCCCCGGATTTCCCCTGTTTTACGACAGCGGCCTGCGGTCGGGCGAGGATGTGCTGAAAGCGTTCCACGCGGGCGCGGATTTCGTGTTTTTCGGACGGATCCTGCAATTCGCGATCGCGGCAGGGGGTGACGCGGGCCTCCGGCAGCTTTGGTCGGTGCTGTCCGAAGAGTTGTCCATCGCCATGGCGCAGACCGGGTTGCGCGATCTTGAACCGCTCGGGACCGGGCGCGAAAACGCGGCGAGCTAG
- a CDS encoding xanthine dehydrogenase family protein molybdopterin-binding subunit, whose amino-acid sequence MGRARTIARRTFLIGSAAIAGGVAFGAYMVMRDPANPLAQDAGAGEAVFNPWVKINAEGITLVTPHVDLGQGAASMQATLIAEELDVDLDQVTTTMGRPSAAYYNTALAAEAVPFRSNDDGLLPNVMRDTMGAVMKVLGAQVTGGSSSVPDSFDKLRRAGAVARETLKRAASEETGIPTDALRTDRGAVVLPDGTRMAYTALAATAATLEPVDDVTLRDPSQWRLIGKDMQRLDIVAKSTGTQIYGIDVAIEGMKFASVRMNPRKGAALSGFDASAAEGMRGVERIIGLPYGVAVVADNTWRAFRALDEIEYDWADAPFPAEQADHWAAVAASFTEDRLDKEWRNDGDVEAALAGEGTLEAEYKAPYVAHQPLEPLSAVALVESDRVDLWVSHQLPRFAQQRVAARLGMEPDQIHLHNQYAGGSFGHRLEFDNVDVAVDVAAKMPGTPIKLTFSREEDFAQDYNRQIGIARGRGAHANGQVTALDLDIATVSAARSQSKRLGAPVPGPDTQIPAGAWNMRYAVPNLRVRAYAVPELAPTSSWRSVGASTAGFFAEGFLDELIHAAGADPMAERLRLANDPDARAVLEAVAEMSNWGEALSQGVGRGVALVTSFGVPTAEVVEVRDTPDGIRIERVWIAAEVGQVVDPVNFENVVAGGVIWGLGHAMNSEITYSDGRAEQDNFHMAEGMRLHQCPVIEVRGLENNDTVRGVGEPPVPPAAPALANAIFAATGKRLRQMPFFHEVTFA is encoded by the coding sequence ATGGGTCGCGCCAGAACAATCGCCCGCCGGACGTTCCTGATCGGCTCCGCCGCCATCGCCGGTGGCGTCGCATTCGGGGCCTATATGGTCATGCGCGACCCCGCGAACCCGCTGGCGCAGGATGCCGGCGCGGGGGAGGCCGTGTTCAACCCGTGGGTCAAGATCAACGCCGAAGGCATCACGCTTGTGACGCCGCACGTCGATCTGGGGCAGGGGGCGGCCTCGATGCAGGCAACGCTGATCGCCGAGGAGCTGGACGTGGATCTGGATCAGGTCACGACCACGATGGGGCGACCCTCGGCCGCCTATTACAATACCGCCCTTGCCGCCGAAGCGGTCCCCTTCCGGTCCAACGATGACGGGCTGCTGCCCAATGTGATGCGCGACACGATGGGCGCGGTGATGAAAGTGCTCGGTGCGCAGGTGACCGGCGGCTCGTCGTCGGTGCCGGACAGCTTTGACAAGCTGCGCCGCGCCGGTGCCGTGGCGCGCGAAACGCTCAAGCGCGCCGCGTCGGAGGAAACCGGCATACCCACGGATGCGCTGCGCACCGACCGGGGGGCAGTGGTTCTGCCGGACGGAACGCGGATGGCCTACACGGCGCTGGCTGCCACGGCCGCCACCCTTGAACCGGTAGACGATGTTACGCTGCGCGATCCGTCACAGTGGCGTCTGATCGGCAAAGACATGCAGCGGCTCGATATCGTTGCGAAATCCACCGGCACCCAGATCTACGGCATCGACGTGGCGATCGAGGGAATGAAATTCGCCTCGGTCCGGATGAACCCGCGCAAGGGCGCGGCCCTCTCGGGCTTTGACGCAAGTGCCGCCGAAGGCATGCGCGGGGTCGAGCGGATCATCGGCCTGCCCTACGGTGTCGCGGTGGTGGCAGACAACACCTGGCGTGCTTTCCGCGCGCTTGACGAAATCGAATACGACTGGGCAGACGCACCGTTTCCGGCAGAACAGGCCGATCACTGGGCCGCTGTCGCCGCGTCTTTCACCGAGGACAGGCTCGACAAGGAATGGCGCAACGACGGCGACGTGGAGGCCGCGCTGGCAGGCGAAGGAACCCTCGAAGCCGAGTACAAGGCACCCTATGTGGCGCACCAACCGCTTGAACCGCTGAGCGCGGTCGCCCTTGTCGAAAGCGACCGCGTCGATCTGTGGGTGTCGCACCAGTTGCCGCGTTTCGCGCAGCAGCGTGTCGCGGCGAGGCTGGGCATGGAGCCGGACCAGATCCATCTGCACAACCAGTATGCGGGTGGCAGCTTTGGCCACCGGCTGGAGTTCGACAATGTGGATGTGGCCGTCGACGTGGCCGCGAAGATGCCGGGAACCCCGATCAAGCTGACCTTCAGCCGCGAGGAGGATTTCGCGCAGGACTACAATCGCCAGATCGGAATAGCGCGGGGCCGTGGTGCCCATGCGAACGGGCAGGTCACCGCGCTTGATCTCGATATCGCGACGGTATCGGCGGCACGGTCGCAATCGAAACGGCTGGGGGCGCCCGTTCCGGGGCCGGATACGCAGATCCCGGCGGGGGCGTGGAACATGCGCTACGCCGTGCCGAACCTGCGCGTGCGCGCCTACGCGGTGCCGGAACTTGCGCCCACATCGTCGTGGCGCTCTGTCGGTGCCTCTACCGCAGGTTTCTTCGCCGAAGGGTTTCTGGACGAGCTGATCCATGCCGCAGGGGCCGATCCGATGGCCGAACGGCTGCGCCTTGCGAACGATCCGGATGCGCGCGCGGTTCTCGAAGCGGTGGCCGAGATGTCGAACTGGGGCGAAGCCTTGTCGCAGGGGGTCGGGCGCGGCGTCGCACTTGTGACCTCTTTCGGAGTGCCGACGGCGGAAGTGGTAGAAGTGCGGGATACACCGGATGGTATCCGGATCGAACGGGTCTGGATCGCAGCCGAGGTCGGGCAGGTCGTTGATCCGGTCAACTTCGAAAATGTGGTCGCCGGTGGTGTCATCTGGGGGCTGGGGCACGCGATGAACTCGGAAATCACCTATAGCGATGGTCGGGCAGAGCAGGATAATTTCCACATGGCCGAGGGCATGCGCCTGCACCAGTGCCCGGTGATCGAGGTGCGCGGCCTCGAAAACAACGACACCGTGCGCGGAGTGGGCGAGCCGCCCGTGCCCCCGGCCGCACCGGCGCTGGCCAACGCGATTTTCGCGGCAACCGGAAAGCGGTTGCGCCAGATGCCCTTCTTTCACGAGGTGACCTTCGCATGA
- a CDS encoding (2Fe-2S)-binding protein, with product MKFTVNGTDHDIDVEDDMPLLWVLRDGLGITGVKYGCGIAQCGACTVHIDGIAVRSCQLAAADVDGEITTIEGLGTPDALHAVQEAWIEHQVAQCGYCQSGQIMQAASFLDLNADPTDDQIDAAMSGNLCRCGTYPRIRAAIRTAATKLQEA from the coding sequence ATGAAATTCACTGTCAACGGAACCGACCACGACATCGACGTCGAAGACGATATGCCCCTTCTGTGGGTCCTGCGCGACGGGCTGGGGATCACCGGTGTCAAATACGGCTGCGGGATCGCGCAGTGCGGTGCCTGCACGGTCCATATCGACGGGATCGCGGTGCGCTCGTGCCAGCTGGCCGCCGCGGATGTCGACGGCGAGATCACCACCATCGAGGGTCTGGGCACCCCCGATGCGCTGCACGCGGTGCAGGAGGCGTGGATCGAACATCAGGTCGCGCAATGCGGCTATTGCCAGTCGGGCCAGATCATGCAGGCGGCGTCCTTTCTGGACCTCAACGCCGATCCCACCGATGATCAGATCGACGCCGCGATGAGCGGCAATCTCTGCCGGTGCGGCACCTATCCGCGCATCCGCGCCGCGATCAGGACCGCCGCAACCAAATTGCAGGAGGCCTGA